TTCCCGGCGGGCAGGATCTCATCCGCCGGGAACTCGGTGAGCTCGGACGGATCGGCAAAGAAGAGCTGCACGTGCTCATTGTGTTTGCCTCGGTTGCGTTTCTGTGGCTGGTCCGGGGTTTTCTGCTTTCGGATATATTTCCGGGCATGAGCGATGCCACCATTGCCATACTTGGGGCGCTGGTGCTTTTTGCATGGCCGGTTGACCTCAAAAAAGGGCGTTTCCTTCTGGACTGGAAGACAATGAACAGGCTGCCCTGGGGAATTCTCATTCTTTTCGGGGGCGGCTTTGCCATTGCCGGCGGATTTTCCGAAACCGGGCTCGCCGAATGGATCGCCATGCGGCTCAAAGTTTTGGAAGAGGCGCCGATGGTGCTCATTGTCTGCGCAGTGATTACCATGGCCATATTTTTAACGGAAATCACATCCAATACCGCCACATCGACCATGCTGATGCCGGTTATGGCGGCCATGGCCCTGGCCATGGGCATGCATCCCTACGCGCTGATGGCAACCGCGGCGCTGTCCTGCTCGTTTGCCTTCATGCTGCCGGTGGCAACACCGCCCAACGCCATTGTTTTTGCCAGCGGTTACATAACCATACCACAGATGGCCAGAGCAGGGGTGTACATGAACCTGTTCGGCATCATTATCGTTACGGTGCTGACCATTTACTACCTGGCATGGGTCTGGGGTATCGACTTGATGAGCGTGCCTATCTGGGCATAGGACCCGGAACTTTTCTGACCCACAGATCCCGTTGGGGAAACGGAATTTCAATGTTGTTTTCTGCCAGTGCATTGTAGATGGCCATGTAGAGTTCATGGGCCACAAGACCCCGCTGTTCAGGCCGCTCAATCCAGCAGAGCAGTTCAAAATCCAGGCTCGAGTCCCCGAATCCCCGCATGCGAACCCGTGCAGCAGGCTGCTGACAGACACGGGTGTGCCTTTTGGCCACATTTTCAAGCAGGTCCACCACCTGTTGCACATCTGAGCCGTAGGCCACGCCCACCTTAATCCGAATGCGATACTTGACCCACCGGCCGCCGGACTCGTTGACGATCTTGGCGTTGGCAATCACGGAGTTGGGGATTGTTACCTCCACGTCATCGCGGGTCAGCAGGCGTGTGGAGCGGATACCCACCTTGGTGATCTCGCCGCGCTCGCCGGAATCCAGCACAACATAATCTCCGAGCTTGTACGGGGCATCCGCAATGATAAAAAAACCGGCAAACAGGTTGGCCAGCGTGTCCTTGGCCGCAAAACCCACAGCAATACCAATGACTCCGGCCGAAGCCAGCCACGCGGTGGCATCGATGTGCCATACCTGCAAAAGCGCATATGAGCCAATGGCAATGATGACAACCGTCATCATCAGGTCAAACAGGGGAAGGGTCCGCTCTTCCACAATGGCAAAGCGGTCGCGGATTTTGCCAAACATTTCCAGGGCAATGCGGCTGGCCTGAAGGCTTGCACGCATCAACTGCAGCAAAAGCAAACTCAGCAGCACCCGGATGATGACGCTGGTGGCAAATTCGTTCAGCGCAAGGGTGTGCAAAGCGGTCACCAGACTGATATAGCCCACCAATAGCCCGGCCACCCGGGCGCCCACCCGAAGCAGCTTTCCCATCAGCTCTGCATTGGCCCGGTCCGCAATCCGAAGCCCCCAGTACAGGATGAAGCGCGGCACCAAAAAGGCCAGCGACAGGCCCACCACCACAATCACCAGGGCCAGGAGAAATGGATACGCCCCCAGCAGGCGCCAGGTGCTTTCAAGCCATGCGGGCAGCCAGGAGGGAACACTGGCGGCAGATCCGGTCAATCCGTTCATGCAGAATTCTTTCGTTGAAAATGTTGTTTGGACGCATCGTCTGTTTATATTATAGTTACCATATACAGCCGATCCGTCAAAAGGCTTTCACCTCCCAGGGCAAAAGAAAGAGCGCATGCGCGTATTGATGGTTTCCGCCAACACCGAGCAGGTCAGCATACCGGTTCTGCCGCTGGGACTGGGCTGCGTATCCGCAGCCGTCGAGTACAGCGGCCATGATATCCGTGTGGTCAACCTCATGGCACCCCGGCATGTGGACCGGCTCCTGGTGCCGGCCATTATAGAATTTGTGCCGGATGTCATCGGCATTTCTGTCAGAAACATCGATGACCAGGACAGGGACGCACCCAATTTCCTCCTGTCCCGGGTAAAACCGGTGATCAAAGAGTGCCGCAGGCGCTCAAATGCCCCCATTGTTCTGGGCGGAGCGGGCTACAGCATATTTCCCGAATCCGCCCTTGATTACCTGGGCGCGGATTTCGGCATCCAGGGCGAAGGGGAATGGGCCATGTGTGAATTGCTTGGGCGCATGGAAAAAGATACCTCATTGGACGGGTTAAACGGGCTCTGGAGGCCCAGCAAAGGCCTTGCGGCACCCCCTTTTCAAAACCCGCAGATGGATGCCTATCCCATGCCGGAGCCCGGTATTCATCTCAGCGCAGGCCCATCCGGAGATGGCCATGAACTCATGATGCCCTTTCAGACCCGCCGGGGCTGTTCCATGAACTGCAGCTACTGTTCCACCCCGGCCATCGAAGGCCGGCATATGCGCAGCCATGCGCCAGAAACCGCTGTAAACAATCTGCGGCGGTTTTCAGAAAGCGGATTTGATCGCTTTTTTTTCGTGGACAACACATTCAACCTCCCCGACTCGTATGCCGCTGCCCTGTGCGACCGAATCGCGGAAGCGGACCTTGATATCACCTGGCAGGGGATCATTTATCCCGCCGGCCTCCACGAGACCCTGGCTGAAAAAATGGCCCGGGCCGGATGCCGCTTTGTGAGCCTTGGTTTTGAAAGCGCAGACGAACAGGT
This genomic stretch from Desulfosalsimonas propionicica harbors:
- a CDS encoding mechanosensitive ion channel family protein, producing MGKLLRVGARVAGLLVGYISLVTALHTLALNEFATSVIIRVLLSLLLLQLMRASLQASRIALEMFGKIRDRFAIVEERTLPLFDLMMTVVIIAIGSYALLQVWHIDATAWLASAGVIGIAVGFAAKDTLANLFAGFFIIADAPYKLGDYVVLDSGERGEITKVGIRSTRLLTRDDVEVTIPNSVIANAKIVNESGGRWVKYRIRIKVGVAYGSDVQQVVDLLENVAKRHTRVCQQPAARVRMRGFGDSSLDFELLCWIERPEQRGLVAHELYMAIYNALAENNIEIPFPQRDLWVRKVPGPMPR
- a CDS encoding B12-binding domain-containing radical SAM protein encodes the protein MRVLMVSANTEQVSIPVLPLGLGCVSAAVEYSGHDIRVVNLMAPRHVDRLLVPAIIEFVPDVIGISVRNIDDQDRDAPNFLLSRVKPVIKECRRRSNAPIVLGGAGYSIFPESALDYLGADFGIQGEGEWAMCELLGRMEKDTSLDGLNGLWRPSKGLAAPPFQNPQMDAYPMPEPGIHLSAGPSGDGHELMMPFQTRRGCSMNCSYCSTPAIEGRHMRSHAPETAVNNLRRFSESGFDRFFFVDNTFNLPDSYAAALCDRIAEADLDITWQGIIYPAGLHETLAEKMARAGCRFVSLGFESADEQVLSAMNKKYGKKEIRRASEILYRHGIERMGFLLLGGPGETRQSVRQSIAFAESLELEAVKLTGGIRIYPATPLADIARQKGFIAPDASLLKPVFYLEPGLDGWLQDTVKEAVSRNNGWMH